The region CCAGCTCCTCCGCCCAGCCGGGGTGCGCGTGGGTCAGCAGGTCCCACGCCTCGTCCATCAGCTTGCGCCACTCGGCGCACTCGGCCTCGCCCAGCGGGCGGGGCGGTACCGGTGCGCCGAACTCGCGGTACGGGTCGAGGTCGTCGAAGATCAGTTCGACGGCCTGCCCGCGCACCGAACTCCGGTGCCGCTTCACGGGTTCGAACGTCGCGGGGACCGTCGCGCCCAGCGCGGCGAGGGTGACGCCCGGGGCGTCGTGCCGCAGCACCACGTGGCCGACCGGGAAACCGGTCGCCGGCCGGTACACCCCGACCGACGGCAGGGTGACCGCGCCGTGCACGACGGGCACCGGGATCTCGCACCGCAGCCCGACGCGGACGGCCGCCGCGGCGGCCAGCGCGTGGAAACCGCCGACCTCGGCGGGCATCGGCGTCGCGTCGGGGGCGCTGCCCAGCGCGTGGCGCAGCACGCGGGTGAGCCACACGCCCACCGACGGCAGCATCAGCAAGTCCTCGACCATGTCGGGCGCGATTCGCTCGGCTTCCGCGAGCAACGTCCACGCCCGGTCGACATCGGCGAACGGTCCGAGCCCCGCCGGTGATTCCACCGCCCCCGCGAATGTCCGCAAGCGCAGTCTGCGAAGGCTGTGCTGACTTTCCCGCAATAGTGCGATTCCGCTTCTCGACACCGGTCCGGAACAGATCTGGTCGAAGACGGAACGCGGCAGGCCGTGCGTCGTCAGCCGTCCCCGGCCCGCTTCCTCATCAGTCACGCTGTACCTGGACCGCCACCCCGTGCGCACCGGCCCGGACCAGGCACTCCGTCCGCCGGACCGCCTGCTGGAAGGACGGTTCGCGGAGATCTCGGAGTTCCGACAACGGTATCCCGGTGAGCTTGAGCACCCGCGACGGCAGTTCCGCCGGAGAAAGTGCTGCCACGCCGACCGCCTCCCCACGTTCGTCCACCTCACCGCATGATGCCCGAACGACTCCGGTCGCGTCTGCACCCAGCCGGATATTCCCCCGGCGGCCGACAGGTCTATTCCGGTCGCACTCGCGCGGTGAGGAAGGCGTCGGCCCAGCGGGCTTTCGGATCGACGTCGACCAGCAGCAGCTTCACCAGCAGGGTGAGCGGGATCGCCAGCACCGCGCCGAGCGGACCGATCAGCCACGCCCAGAACAGCAGCGCCAGGAACGTGACGGTGGCCGACAGGCCCACCGAGTCGCCGACGAACCGGGGCTGGATCAGGGTCTGCACCACGAAGTTCAGCACGCTGTAGATCACGACCACCCACACCGCGGTCTGCCAGCCGCCCTCCAGCAGCGCCAGCACGACCGGCGGCAGCAGACCGAGCACGAATCCCACGTTGGGGATGTAGTTGGTGATGAACGCCAGCAGCGCCCACAGGATCGGCAGCGGGATGCCGATGATCGCCAGGGCGACGCCGTCGAGCACCGCGACGATCAGCCCGAAGACCGTCGACACCACCAGGTAGCTGCGGGTGCCGGCGGCGAACTTCGCCAGCGCCGCCGCGACCTCCGGCCGGTCGGCGGCGATCACCGCCATCCGCGCGCCGGTGCTGCCCGCGTCGACGCTGAGGAACAGCAGCAGGCACAACAGGAACACGATGTTCGAGGCGAGGCCGCCCACGCTGCTCAGCACGGTGCCGAGGATGCCCGCCACCTTGCCCACGTCGAGGCTGTCGGCGACCTTGCGCAACTCCTGCGCGCCCACGCCGAACCGGGACAGCTCGCTCGCCGCCGCGTCGGCCAGGTCCCGCGCCCGGTCGGCGTACTGGGGCACCTCGGTCGCCAACTGGGCCACCGACACGACGAGCACGACGACCAGCGACAGCAGGATGGCGTA is a window of Saccharothrix espanaensis DSM 44229 DNA encoding:
- a CDS encoding AI-2E family transporter, translated to MDLPRGLVVLLGTAAAVIAGAGIMAVSWLVGPVFLALTLVIAVSPVHGRLRRRGLPNWVAATALVIGVYAILLSLVVVLVVSVAQLATEVPQYADRARDLADAAASELSRFGVGAQELRKVADSLDVGKVAGILGTVLSSVGGLASNIVFLLCLLLFLSVDAGSTGARMAVIAADRPEVAAALAKFAAGTRSYLVVSTVFGLIVAVLDGVALAIIGIPLPILWALLAFITNYIPNVGFVLGLLPPVVLALLEGGWQTAVWVVVIYSVLNFVVQTLIQPRFVGDSVGLSATVTFLALLFWAWLIGPLGAVLAIPLTLLVKLLLVDVDPKARWADAFLTARVRPE